A stretch of the Luteolibacter rhizosphaerae genome encodes the following:
- a CDS encoding HD domain-containing protein, which produces MIERPDAKATARILPRFISWCVDQGAASDVAASLAEGLASRYQEPGRHYHHLGHIASSLAELNLQQTSDKLLEGAIWFHDVIYDPKGHDNEDASIRWFREQTAGWIAEDTRDAICRLIEATDFRKPRRDEPSEALMIDIDLAILSSLPEVYLAYTRAIRLEYSHVPEDAFCAGRAKVMEHFLSQPIYRTESFLIREEAARENIRRELERLTGEQKP; this is translated from the coding sequence GTGATCGAGCGACCCGATGCCAAAGCGACCGCGCGGATCCTGCCGCGCTTCATCTCGTGGTGCGTGGACCAAGGAGCGGCGAGCGATGTCGCGGCGTCTTTGGCAGAGGGTCTTGCCTCCCGCTATCAGGAGCCGGGTCGTCACTATCATCACTTGGGCCACATTGCTTCATCCTTGGCGGAGCTCAATCTCCAACAGACTTCCGATAAGCTGCTCGAAGGAGCGATCTGGTTCCACGACGTGATCTATGATCCGAAGGGCCACGACAACGAGGATGCCAGCATCCGGTGGTTTAGGGAGCAGACTGCGGGCTGGATCGCCGAGGATACGAGGGATGCCATCTGCCGCTTGATCGAAGCCACCGACTTCCGGAAACCTCGAAGGGATGAGCCCTCGGAGGCCCTGATGATCGACATCGATCTGGCGATTCTCAGCAGTCTACCGGAGGTTTACCTCGCTTACACCCGGGCGATACGACTCGAGTATTCTCATGTGCCCGAGGACGCCTTTTGCGCAGGCCGGGCGAAGGTCATGGAGCACTTCCTCTCCCAGCCCATCTACCGGACAGAGAGCTTCCTGATACGGGAGGAAGCTGCGCGGGAGAATATCCGGCGGGAGCT
- a CDS encoding glycoside hydrolase family 16 protein, which yields MKALSSLLLATTLTTLQTAGAEEKERVYLEFNNGQDRGGAEWVQAISVSTPAPRSEVKGDVEVKFAAQGMAAAKALCWQQPTKEQPSEWGHDENLTPGGIKLGAAGEGSFIFPAESFPNGPVNVRIFAESAEGKKDIYELQLFNLGGVKWNQGIPKQDPPAAKGLKQIFADDFDGPLSISNDGRGARYAAHKPRYGDFSGWQFSDVLGEGKPFSQTGTWLKIAARKDDTSPKGRSGIISSVNMDGKGVWAKAPAYLECRFTAQSAPGTWPAFWTITHLDQGSNGDELDIVEAYGGNGTGHPNHPGYSIVTHPWGQKGPDGKDKEHPNTVVRMMELGGKSYWSSTFHTYAVSIGLDDTVYYLDDIEVFRHPTNDVSKKYPHCFLMNYAIGGISGWPIDLARYGEGTDMYVDYVRVYAKEAVPDYVLAPPGSAPEITTRGIGLNFSVASDKSTELAPGETAGAAGVSQMNWNNLPGASGRAASLKDSGGKASEGVEARWELPGGDQAGRSKTGREWGFSGGHLGMQRGYIQGKGKLAVSGIRYPRYEIHVYVNADDNGGSGKVSLQAGGRQEDRHYKLGWHDGKFIESAGTTAETAAGGNYVVFRGQTAKEFSLEWDGTLAGGQTGVAGIQIVEVP from the coding sequence ATGAAAGCACTCTCCTCGCTGCTCCTCGCGACCACACTCACCACGCTGCAAACGGCGGGGGCCGAGGAGAAGGAACGAGTCTACCTGGAATTCAACAACGGCCAAGATCGGGGCGGTGCGGAGTGGGTGCAGGCGATCTCGGTATCCACACCTGCACCGCGCTCGGAGGTGAAGGGGGATGTGGAGGTAAAATTCGCAGCCCAGGGGATGGCTGCGGCCAAAGCCCTGTGCTGGCAGCAGCCGACGAAGGAGCAGCCGAGCGAGTGGGGGCACGACGAGAACCTGACGCCCGGCGGGATCAAGCTGGGAGCCGCGGGCGAAGGCTCCTTCATCTTCCCCGCGGAGAGCTTCCCGAATGGCCCGGTGAATGTACGCATCTTCGCGGAGAGCGCGGAGGGGAAGAAGGACATCTACGAGCTGCAGCTCTTCAATCTGGGTGGCGTGAAGTGGAATCAAGGGATCCCGAAGCAAGACCCTCCGGCGGCAAAGGGCCTGAAGCAGATCTTCGCCGACGACTTCGACGGGCCGCTCTCCATCTCCAACGATGGGAGGGGCGCGCGCTATGCGGCGCACAAACCGCGCTACGGGGATTTCAGCGGCTGGCAATTCTCCGATGTGCTGGGAGAGGGCAAGCCCTTCTCGCAAACCGGCACCTGGCTCAAGATAGCGGCAAGGAAGGACGACACCTCTCCCAAGGGCAGAAGCGGGATCATCTCCTCCGTGAACATGGATGGCAAAGGTGTGTGGGCGAAGGCTCCGGCCTATCTGGAATGCCGCTTCACCGCGCAATCCGCGCCCGGAACTTGGCCGGCCTTCTGGACCATCACGCATCTGGACCAAGGCTCGAATGGCGACGAGCTGGATATCGTGGAGGCTTACGGAGGCAATGGCACCGGGCACCCCAATCACCCGGGGTACTCGATCGTGACGCATCCATGGGGCCAAAAGGGGCCGGACGGAAAAGACAAGGAGCACCCGAATACGGTGGTGCGGATGATGGAGCTGGGTGGGAAGTCCTACTGGTCTAGTACTTTCCACACCTATGCGGTTTCGATCGGCCTGGACGACACGGTTTACTACCTGGACGACATCGAGGTCTTCCGGCATCCGACCAACGATGTGTCGAAGAAGTATCCTCACTGCTTCCTGATGAACTACGCGATCGGCGGGATCAGCGGCTGGCCGATCGACCTGGCGCGCTACGGCGAGGGCACCGATATGTATGTGGACTACGTGCGGGTCTACGCGAAGGAAGCAGTGCCGGACTATGTGCTGGCCCCACCCGGCAGTGCACCGGAGATCACGACGCGCGGGATCGGGCTGAACTTCTCGGTGGCAAGCGACAAATCGACGGAGCTGGCACCGGGCGAGACGGCGGGAGCGGCAGGTGTGTCACAGATGAACTGGAACAATCTGCCCGGGGCAAGCGGGCGAGCAGCGTCTCTCAAGGATTCAGGCGGGAAGGCGTCTGAAGGAGTCGAAGCGCGTTGGGAGCTGCCGGGAGGAGATCAGGCCGGACGCAGCAAGACCGGCCGGGAGTGGGGTTTCAGCGGCGGCCATCTCGGGATGCAGCGCGGCTATATCCAAGGCAAGGGCAAGCTCGCGGTGTCCGGCATTCGCTACCCACGCTACGAGATACATGTGTATGTGAACGCCGATGACAATGGCGGCTCCGGCAAGGTATCGCTCCAAGCGGGCGGGCGGCAGGAGGACCGGCACTACAAACTCGGCTGGCACGACGGGAAATTCATCGAGTCCGCGGGCACCACGGCGGAAACGGCTGCGGGCGGGAACTACGTCGTCTTCCGCGGTCAGACGGCCAAGGAATTCTCGCTGGAGTGGGATGGCACCCTGGCGGGTGGTCAGACGGGGGTGGCTGGCATTCAGATTGTGGAGGTGCCGTGA
- a CDS encoding NAD(P)/FAD-dependent oxidoreductase, whose amino-acid sequence MNYDAIIIGGGPGGSTAGSVLAKAGKKVLILERERFPRFHVGESLIPYGNDVLREIGAWDKMVAHGFMEKLGAEFVLGNSKAGINIIFGRYLNARYAQTFQVERAKFDNLLLENSASLGCEVWQETKVKEAKVTDEGSTITCEKDGEVHEISARWVLDASGRDAFLGRQMKLPKTDLGLPKKFATFAHFRGVKRNDAPYHGHITIVRLNFGWFWMIPLDAEKTSIGLVQTLEHFKSTGMSPGECFEHVVATSSELQRRMAGAERVNEYNFAGDYTYRHLQNAGPRWLLIGDAAGFIDPIFSSGVMLAIRSGHAAAKEVVAADAKGTTLSTRAQRRYTKRVGEMCEVFLNMIKMFYNNDSFEVFMDEHPPKGMEWAVNNLVAGNTRMGWRLRFHVWLFYAVCTLHRHKTIVKKIDFSDPRAATAGASTSVS is encoded by the coding sequence ATGAATTACGACGCAATCATCATCGGCGGCGGGCCGGGAGGAAGCACGGCAGGCAGTGTCTTGGCAAAGGCCGGCAAGAAGGTGCTGATACTCGAGCGCGAGCGCTTCCCGCGCTTCCATGTAGGGGAATCCCTCATCCCCTACGGCAACGACGTGCTCCGGGAGATCGGCGCGTGGGACAAGATGGTGGCACACGGCTTCATGGAGAAGCTGGGGGCGGAGTTCGTGTTGGGGAACTCGAAGGCGGGCATCAACATCATCTTCGGGCGCTACCTGAACGCGCGCTATGCCCAGACCTTCCAAGTGGAGCGGGCGAAGTTCGACAACCTCCTGTTAGAGAACTCGGCCTCGTTGGGCTGCGAGGTCTGGCAGGAAACGAAAGTGAAGGAGGCGAAGGTCACGGACGAGGGATCGACGATCACCTGCGAGAAAGATGGCGAGGTCCACGAGATCTCCGCTCGATGGGTGCTGGATGCCAGCGGGCGCGACGCCTTCCTCGGACGGCAGATGAAGCTGCCGAAGACCGATCTCGGCCTGCCCAAGAAGTTCGCCACCTTCGCCCACTTCCGCGGGGTGAAGCGGAATGACGCGCCCTACCACGGGCACATCACGATCGTGCGCCTGAACTTCGGCTGGTTCTGGATGATCCCGCTGGATGCCGAGAAGACCTCGATCGGCCTCGTGCAGACGCTGGAGCACTTCAAGTCCACCGGCATGAGCCCGGGCGAATGCTTCGAGCACGTGGTGGCCACTTCCTCCGAGCTTCAGCGGCGTATGGCCGGAGCCGAGAGGGTGAACGAATACAACTTCGCCGGCGACTACACCTACCGTCATTTGCAGAACGCCGGTCCGCGTTGGCTCTTGATCGGCGATGCCGCGGGCTTCATCGACCCGATCTTCTCCTCCGGCGTGATGCTCGCCATCCGCTCCGGTCATGCCGCGGCCAAGGAAGTGGTGGCGGCGGATGCGAAGGGCACCACCCTGAGCACCCGTGCCCAGCGGCGCTATACCAAGCGCGTGGGCGAAATGTGCGAGGTGTTCCTGAACATGATCAAGATGTTCTACAACAACGACTCCTTCGAGGTCTTCATGGACGAGCACCCGCCGAAGGGAATGGAGTGGGCGGTGAACAATCTGGTGGCCGGTAACACGCGCATGGGCTGGCGGCTGCGCTTCCATGTCTGGCTCTTCTACGCCGTGTGCACGCTGCACCGGCACAAAACCATCGTGAAGAAGATCGACTTCTCCGATCCGCGCGCCGCCACCGCAGGCGCGTCCACCTCAGTCTCGTGA
- a CDS encoding NAD(P)/FAD-dependent oxidoreductase, with amino-acid sequence METVPSSDTYDVIVLGGALSGAATATLLMRHNPGIRVLIIERTERLGRRVGEATVEVSAYFMGRVLGLTRYLNENHICKQGLRFWFKNDEVENISQASELGAKYQVRLPSYQLDRQTFDEEVLRRAGESGAEILRPAVIRNVDLAAGGHQSVEIKHDGAIRMLKARWVVDASGVAALLARKNGWWVRNDEHPTAAAWSRWKGLKDWDGRELAEKYPEWAKYCDGVRGTATNHIIGDGWWSWWIPLKGGDTSVGVVFDQRIVEWKEGGKVAERLKDFLMEHPVARELLADATYDEEDVHWRRNLAYYSTTFAGDGFVLVGDAAAFMDPFYSPGMDWISFSTTSAAHLITRQRKGEAVAPLVERHNRDFATCHRRWFESVYKDKYHYMGEYDLMSLAFRLDLSLYYWGVVVPPFSDGELALTMPPFSPPSGKLFSALMSCYNRRFAAIAKRRRKHGLLGRTNKEMRCLLSGFTLERKDMFRLFGMLFDWLKLELREGFYTWFSPDEDEPMTSPVKREVRA; translated from the coding sequence ATGGAAACCGTTCCTTCATCCGATACCTACGATGTGATCGTACTCGGCGGCGCACTTTCCGGCGCGGCCACCGCCACGCTGCTGATGCGCCATAATCCCGGCATCCGCGTGCTCATCATCGAGCGCACCGAGCGGCTCGGCCGCCGGGTCGGCGAGGCTACCGTGGAAGTCAGCGCCTATTTCATGGGCCGCGTGCTGGGCCTCACCCGCTATCTCAACGAGAACCACATCTGCAAGCAGGGCCTGCGCTTCTGGTTCAAGAACGACGAGGTGGAGAACATCTCCCAGGCCAGCGAACTGGGCGCGAAATACCAAGTGCGTTTGCCCTCGTATCAACTCGACCGCCAGACCTTCGATGAAGAGGTGCTGCGCCGCGCGGGAGAATCAGGTGCCGAGATCCTGCGCCCCGCGGTAATCCGGAATGTCGATCTCGCCGCTGGCGGACACCAGAGCGTGGAGATCAAGCACGATGGCGCAATCCGCATGCTCAAGGCTCGCTGGGTGGTGGATGCTTCCGGCGTGGCGGCACTACTCGCCCGCAAGAATGGCTGGTGGGTCCGCAATGACGAGCATCCCACCGCTGCGGCATGGTCGCGTTGGAAGGGTTTGAAGGATTGGGACGGCCGCGAGCTTGCGGAGAAGTATCCTGAGTGGGCGAAGTACTGCGACGGCGTGCGCGGCACCGCCACCAACCACATCATCGGAGATGGCTGGTGGAGCTGGTGGATCCCGCTGAAGGGCGGCGATACCAGCGTGGGCGTGGTCTTCGACCAACGCATTGTGGAATGGAAGGAGGGCGGCAAGGTGGCCGAGCGCCTGAAGGATTTCCTCATGGAGCATCCGGTAGCGCGCGAGCTACTCGCCGATGCCACCTACGATGAGGAGGATGTTCATTGGCGTCGGAACCTCGCCTATTACAGCACCACCTTTGCCGGCGACGGCTTCGTGCTAGTCGGCGATGCTGCTGCTTTCATGGATCCCTTCTATAGCCCGGGCATGGACTGGATCTCCTTCAGCACCACCAGCGCCGCGCATCTCATCACGCGCCAGCGCAAGGGTGAGGCCGTGGCACCGCTCGTGGAGCGGCACAACCGTGACTTCGCGACCTGTCATCGCCGTTGGTTCGAGTCCGTCTACAAGGACAAGTACCACTACATGGGAGAGTATGATCTCATGAGCCTGGCCTTCCGCCTGGACCTGAGCCTCTACTACTGGGGCGTGGTGGTGCCACCCTTCTCGGACGGCGAGCTGGCGCTCACGATGCCGCCCTTCTCGCCGCCCAGCGGCAAGCTCTTCTCCGCGCTGATGAGCTGTTACAACCGGCGCTTCGCCGCGATCGCGAAACGCCGCCGCAAGCACGGCCTGCTCGGTCGCACGAACAAGGAGATGCGCTGTCTTCTGTCCGGCTTCACACTTGAGCGAAAGGACATGTTCCGCCTCTTTGGCATGCTCTTCGATTGGCTGAAGCTGGAGCTGCGGGAGGGCTTCTACACCTGGTTCTCGCCCGATGAGGATGAACCGATGACCAGTCCCGTGAAGCGCGAGGTCCGGGCCTGA
- a CDS encoding cation:proton antiporter yields MNRNAIFYLVVLLVVGGGILGVIHLGAGLPAPAHTDASLAAEAARAATAPAAVAPPSSAFGAMLASLSANLSHPLSHLFIQLLVIIAASRVAGGLFTKFGQPAVMGEMMAGILLGPSLLGWVSPEMFQFVFPASSLGTLKLLSQIGVCLFMVTVGMELDVRQVRNKAHTAVVVSHASIVAPYFLGVVLAYFVYSSLAQPGTNFTAFALFMGISMSITAFPVLARILQERGMSRTYLGTTAVTCAAVDDVTAWSALAFVVAIAGSTSVAGSALNLALVLVFIAVTIWGLRPLLPRLFGREELERADPSKRTLAITICAVLACALCTELVGIHALFGSFLAGAIMPTVAGFRHKLAVRIENFSTVLLLPLFFAFTGLRTQIGLLNDLSGWLICLAIIGVATAGKLGGTALTARFTGMSWRDSLQLGALMNTRGLMELIALNIGYDLGILSPRIFAMLVIMALVTTAMTGPLLTWFQRMRLRDEVPDHLVRS; encoded by the coding sequence ATGAATCGCAACGCGATATTCTACCTGGTGGTTCTCCTCGTCGTCGGCGGGGGGATCTTGGGAGTCATCCATCTCGGGGCCGGCTTGCCTGCACCCGCGCACACGGATGCCTCGCTGGCGGCAGAGGCCGCTCGTGCCGCTACAGCACCGGCAGCAGTAGCTCCGCCAAGCTCCGCCTTCGGCGCGATGCTTGCCTCGCTTTCTGCCAATCTCAGCCACCCGCTCAGCCACCTCTTCATCCAGCTCCTCGTCATCATCGCTGCCTCGCGTGTGGCAGGCGGTCTCTTCACGAAGTTCGGCCAGCCGGCGGTGATGGGGGAGATGATGGCGGGTATCCTGCTCGGGCCTTCGTTGCTGGGCTGGGTTTCTCCGGAAATGTTTCAGTTCGTCTTCCCGGCCTCCTCTCTCGGGACACTGAAGCTTCTCAGTCAGATCGGCGTGTGTCTCTTCATGGTCACGGTGGGCATGGAGCTGGATGTCCGGCAGGTGCGGAACAAGGCGCATACCGCGGTGGTCGTCAGCCATGCCAGCATCGTCGCACCCTATTTCCTCGGCGTGGTGCTGGCCTACTTTGTTTATAGTAGTTTGGCCCAGCCCGGTACGAATTTCACAGCCTTTGCCCTCTTCATGGGCATTTCGATGAGCATCACGGCCTTTCCAGTGCTCGCCCGCATTCTTCAAGAGCGCGGCATGTCCCGGACCTACCTGGGCACAACCGCTGTAACCTGTGCTGCCGTGGACGATGTGACCGCATGGAGCGCCCTGGCCTTCGTCGTCGCGATCGCGGGTTCCACCAGCGTGGCCGGGTCGGCTCTGAATCTCGCATTGGTTCTTGTTTTCATCGCGGTGACGATCTGGGGCCTGCGTCCCTTGCTGCCGCGGCTCTTCGGTCGCGAGGAGCTGGAGCGTGCGGATCCATCCAAGCGGACACTCGCCATTACTATCTGCGCGGTGCTCGCCTGCGCGCTCTGCACGGAGTTGGTCGGCATCCACGCCCTCTTCGGCTCCTTCCTCGCGGGGGCGATCATGCCGACGGTGGCGGGCTTCCGTCACAAGCTGGCAGTGCGGATCGAGAATTTCAGCACGGTGCTGCTGCTTCCTCTCTTCTTCGCCTTCACCGGCCTGCGCACCCAGATCGGCTTGCTCAATGATCTCAGTGGCTGGCTGATCTGCCTGGCCATCATCGGCGTGGCGACCGCCGGCAAGCTCGGAGGAACCGCGCTGACCGCGCGCTTCACCGGGATGAGCTGGCGCGATTCCCTGCAACTCGGCGCGCTGATGAATACCCGCGGGCTCATGGAGCTCATCGCGCTGAACATCGGCTACGACCTCGGCATTCTCTCGCCGCGCATCTTCGCCATGCTGGTGATCATGGCATTGGTGACCACCGCCATGACAGGTCCCTTGCTCACATGGTTCCAGCGCATGCGGTTGCGGGACGAAGTCCCCGATCACCTCGTGCGCTCCTGA
- a CDS encoding tryptophan halogenase family protein has product MIKEVLVLGGGSAGFIAAISIKRKIPQLKVLVVRSPSIGVIGVGESTTPNFPPHLFEYLGISRKRFYALAQPTWKLGIRFLWGARGSFDYTFNLQLDTHYADLAKPTGYYCDDDFNDASLPGALMRRDMAFPRQENGAPDIHGWHAFHIENKKFIEILEIVAKEEGVEVTDGKVTGSERGDKGISAVHLEDGRRLTADLFIDASGFRSELLGKTLEEPFVSFDKSLFCKKAVIGGWERGPDEPILPYTTAETMDAGWAWRIDHEHLINRGYVYCPDHISDDEAAAEFQRKNPKAKIEPKIVNFRSGFYQRQWVDNVVAFGNAGGFVEPLESTAIMILCSHVQTLVDFLLHSDLEPTPTMQRLYNDLTANTWNDIRQFLSLHYKFNGKLDTPFWKVAREETDVSGIADFIEFYQENGPTGFCRYQLPRSENDFGLEGFLVMMVGNQVPYKKRYKATQQEAQAWARRKQQFAQEANRGIRSEEALAYIKHPGWQWNSDATK; this is encoded by the coding sequence ATGATTAAGGAAGTATTGGTACTCGGCGGCGGCAGCGCTGGCTTCATCGCGGCGATCTCGATCAAGCGGAAGATCCCGCAGCTCAAGGTGCTGGTGGTTCGCAGCCCTTCGATCGGCGTGATCGGCGTGGGCGAGAGCACGACTCCGAACTTCCCGCCACATCTCTTTGAATACCTCGGCATCTCGCGGAAGCGCTTCTACGCCCTCGCGCAGCCAACTTGGAAGCTGGGAATCCGCTTCCTCTGGGGCGCTCGCGGCAGCTTCGATTACACTTTCAATCTCCAGCTCGACACTCACTACGCGGATCTCGCCAAGCCCACGGGCTACTACTGCGATGACGATTTCAACGATGCCAGCCTGCCCGGCGCGTTGATGCGTCGCGACATGGCCTTTCCCCGTCAGGAAAATGGCGCCCCGGATATCCACGGCTGGCACGCCTTCCACATCGAGAACAAGAAGTTCATCGAGATCCTCGAGATCGTGGCGAAGGAAGAAGGCGTGGAGGTGACGGATGGCAAGGTCACCGGCAGCGAGCGCGGTGACAAAGGGATCTCCGCCGTGCACCTCGAGGATGGCCGACGCCTCACCGCGGATCTCTTCATCGACGCCAGCGGTTTCCGCAGCGAGCTGTTAGGGAAAACCTTGGAGGAACCCTTCGTCAGCTTCGACAAATCTCTCTTCTGCAAGAAGGCCGTGATCGGAGGCTGGGAGCGCGGGCCCGATGAACCTATTCTGCCCTATACGACGGCGGAGACGATGGACGCAGGCTGGGCCTGGCGCATCGACCACGAACACCTGATCAATCGCGGCTACGTCTATTGCCCGGATCACATCTCGGATGACGAAGCGGCCGCAGAATTCCAGCGCAAGAATCCGAAGGCCAAGATCGAGCCGAAGATCGTGAACTTCCGTTCGGGGTTCTACCAACGTCAATGGGTCGATAACGTCGTTGCCTTCGGCAACGCGGGCGGCTTCGTCGAGCCGCTGGAATCCACGGCCATCATGATTCTCTGCTCGCACGTGCAGACCTTGGTGGATTTCCTCCTCCACAGCGATCTGGAGCCCACGCCCACCATGCAGCGGCTCTACAACGATCTAACCGCCAACACTTGGAACGACATCCGCCAGTTCCTCTCGCTGCATTATAAGTTCAACGGCAAACTGGACACGCCGTTCTGGAAGGTCGCTCGGGAAGAAACCGATGTCTCGGGTATCGCGGACTTCATCGAGTTCTATCAGGAGAACGGGCCCACCGGCTTCTGCCGCTACCAACTACCTCGCTCGGAGAATGACTTCGGCTTGGAAGGGTTCCTCGTCATGATGGTGGGGAATCAAGTGCCCTATAAGAAGCGCTACAAGGCAACGCAGCAGGAGGCTCAGGCATGGGCCCGGCGCAAGCAGCAGTTCGCGCAGGAGGCGAACCGGGGCATCCGCAGCGAGGAGGCCCTTGCCTACATCAAACATCCCGGCTGGCAGTGGAACAGCGACGCTACGAAGTAG
- a CDS encoding WYL domain-containing protein, translating to MRPRRSFPNISSLRAAIQGRRIVRFWWKNREFRIEPYGLLQAKCTKAWVLAGWCLERQSWRFFRFAELRDIETSQERFPLRDDFPMEVPDCRGGWRRRDA from the coding sequence GTGCGTCCCCGAAGGAGTTTTCCCAATATCAGTAGCCTGCGCGCCGCGATCCAAGGTCGTCGGATCGTGCGCTTCTGGTGGAAGAACCGGGAGTTCAGGATCGAACCCTACGGCCTTCTGCAGGCGAAATGTACCAAGGCTTGGGTTCTTGCAGGTTGGTGCCTTGAGCGTCAGTCATGGCGCTTCTTCCGCTTCGCGGAACTGAGGGACATCGAGACCTCGCAGGAGCGCTTCCCGCTTCGCGATGATTTCCCTATGGAGGTACCGGATTGCCGCGGAGGATGGCGACGGCGCGACGCCTGA